The following proteins are encoded in a genomic region of Alosa alosa isolate M-15738 ecotype Scorff River chromosome 10, AALO_Geno_1.1, whole genome shotgun sequence:
- the LOC125301462 gene encoding inhibin beta B chain isoform X1, whose translation MLSGLHCIISLLPATILRLFIKKLQCGMYSVMITFLLLGAFAIEGLGAAATAGATPGCASCALSMMEKGSEEKLLIEIAKQQILKKLHLKERPNITSTVPRAALMTALRKLHAGRVRPDGTLELEANTHSRDQAYEIVSFADMDNGGGQPVMSFQFVQEQGHSVQVLQSNLWLYVKSADVGQMTARLFLSGQAGGSNRTLLLQKTLEVQASTPNWHTFPVTRTLQTFLDGGQRRLRLEVHCEDDGRNLCGSHDTAHQPFLVAQVRLREDESKHALTKRSLSCGEDVSVCCKKDFYIKFRDIQWQDWIIAPEGYHMNYCMGQCPQHLAGSPGIASSFHATVFSQLKANGIHTAVSSCCVPIQRRPLSMVYFNSQHSIVKTDVPDMIVESCGCT comes from the exons ATGTTGTCAGGATTGCATTGTATTATCTCTCTCTTGCCCGCTACGATTTTGCGCTTATTTATAAAGAAACTGCAGTGCGGAATGTACTCAGTGATGATAACATTTTTGCTACTCGGTGCTTTTGCGATTGAAGGACTGGGAGCTGCGGCAACAGCTGGAGCGACTCCCGGGTGCGCGTCTTGCGCTTTGTCGATGATGGAGAAGGGGTCGGAGGAGAAGCTTTTGATCGAAATAGCCAAGCAACAGATCCTGAAGAAACTGCATCTGAAGGAAAGGCCGAACATCACCAGCACAGTACCCCGAGCGGCGCTGATGACCGCTCTTCGCAAACTTCATGCGGGACGGGTGAGACCGGATGGGACGCTCGAGCTGGAAGCCAACACACATTCGAGAGATCAAGCGTACGAGATCGTGAGTTTCGCAGATATGG ATAATGGTGGTGGTCAACCCGTCATGAGCTTCCAATTTGTGCAGGAGCAGGGGCACAGCGTGCAGGTCCTTCAGTCTAACTTATGGCTGTACGTCAAATCCGCCGACGTCGGCCAGATGACGGCACGCCTCTTCCTGTCGGGGCAGGCCGGAGGCTCCAACCGCACGCTGCTGCTGCAGAAGACCCTGGAGGTGCAGGCGAGCACACCCAACTGGCACACCTTCCCTGTGACGCGCACGCTGCAGACCTTCCTGGACGGCGGCCAGCGGCGCCTGCGGCTGGAGGTGCACTGCGAGGACGACGGGCGGAACCTGTGCGGTTCGCACGACACGGCCCATCAGCCCTTCCTGGTGGCTCAGGTGCGTCTCCGGGAGGACGAGTCCAAGCACGCTCTGACGAAGCGCTCGCTGAGCTGCGGTGAGGACGTGAGCGTGTGCTGCAAGAAGGACTTCTACATCAAGTTCCGAGACATCCAGTGGCAGGACTGGATCATCGCCCCCGAGGGCTACCACATGAACTATTGCATGGGCCAGTGCCCGCAGCACCTGGCTGGCTCGCCAGGCATCGCCTCGTCCTTCCACGCCACCGTCTTCAGCCAGCTCAAGGCAAACGGCATCCATACAGCCGTGTCGTCATGCTGCGTGCCCATTCAGCGCCGGCCCCTGTCCATGGTCTACTTCAATTCCCAGCACAGCATAGTCAAGACTGATGTCCCAGACATGATCGTGGAGTCCTGTGGTTGCACGTAA
- the LOC125301462 gene encoding inhibin beta B chain isoform X2 has protein sequence MMEKGSEEKLLIEIAKQQILKKLHLKERPNITSTVPRAALMTALRKLHAGRVRPDGTLELEANTHSRDQAYEIVSFADMDNGGGQPVMSFQFVQEQGHSVQVLQSNLWLYVKSADVGQMTARLFLSGQAGGSNRTLLLQKTLEVQASTPNWHTFPVTRTLQTFLDGGQRRLRLEVHCEDDGRNLCGSHDTAHQPFLVAQVRLREDESKHALTKRSLSCGEDVSVCCKKDFYIKFRDIQWQDWIIAPEGYHMNYCMGQCPQHLAGSPGIASSFHATVFSQLKANGIHTAVSSCCVPIQRRPLSMVYFNSQHSIVKTDVPDMIVESCGCT, from the exons ATGATGGAGAAGGGGTCGGAGGAGAAGCTTTTGATCGAAATAGCCAAGCAACAGATCCTGAAGAAACTGCATCTGAAGGAAAGGCCGAACATCACCAGCACAGTACCCCGAGCGGCGCTGATGACCGCTCTTCGCAAACTTCATGCGGGACGGGTGAGACCGGATGGGACGCTCGAGCTGGAAGCCAACACACATTCGAGAGATCAAGCGTACGAGATCGTGAGTTTCGCAGATATGG ATAATGGTGGTGGTCAACCCGTCATGAGCTTCCAATTTGTGCAGGAGCAGGGGCACAGCGTGCAGGTCCTTCAGTCTAACTTATGGCTGTACGTCAAATCCGCCGACGTCGGCCAGATGACGGCACGCCTCTTCCTGTCGGGGCAGGCCGGAGGCTCCAACCGCACGCTGCTGCTGCAGAAGACCCTGGAGGTGCAGGCGAGCACACCCAACTGGCACACCTTCCCTGTGACGCGCACGCTGCAGACCTTCCTGGACGGCGGCCAGCGGCGCCTGCGGCTGGAGGTGCACTGCGAGGACGACGGGCGGAACCTGTGCGGTTCGCACGACACGGCCCATCAGCCCTTCCTGGTGGCTCAGGTGCGTCTCCGGGAGGACGAGTCCAAGCACGCTCTGACGAAGCGCTCGCTGAGCTGCGGTGAGGACGTGAGCGTGTGCTGCAAGAAGGACTTCTACATCAAGTTCCGAGACATCCAGTGGCAGGACTGGATCATCGCCCCCGAGGGCTACCACATGAACTATTGCATGGGCCAGTGCCCGCAGCACCTGGCTGGCTCGCCAGGCATCGCCTCGTCCTTCCACGCCACCGTCTTCAGCCAGCTCAAGGCAAACGGCATCCATACAGCCGTGTCGTCATGCTGCGTGCCCATTCAGCGCCGGCCCCTGTCCATGGTCTACTTCAATTCCCAGCACAGCATAGTCAAGACTGATGTCCCAGACATGATCGTGGAGTCCTGTGGTTGCACGTAA